A genomic window from Yoonia rosea includes:
- a CDS encoding ABC transporter ATP-binding protein, whose amino-acid sequence MITVENLSFRYSATSFGLRVPAFHLQDRERVAIVGPSGSGKTTLLNLIAGILTPEAGRIDVAGTDVATLSEVERRRFRASTIGFVFQDFALLDYLSARQNILYPYRITPALTLNAAARERAEALAAACGIGDKLDRHPTALSQGEQQRVAICRALVTQPKLILSDEATGNLDPESKARILDLLFEQASEAGAAVLAVTHDHELLPRFERVLDFAQFRQGADA is encoded by the coding sequence ATGATTACCGTCGAAAACCTTTCTTTCCGCTATAGCGCGACCAGCTTTGGTCTGCGCGTCCCTGCGTTTCATCTACAAGACCGCGAACGCGTGGCCATCGTGGGCCCAAGCGGCAGCGGCAAGACCACGCTCCTGAACCTGATCGCGGGCATCCTGACACCAGAGGCGGGCCGGATCGACGTTGCAGGCACCGATGTTGCCACCCTCTCAGAGGTGGAACGCCGCCGCTTTCGCGCCAGCACGATCGGGTTTGTGTTTCAGGATTTTGCGCTGCTGGATTATCTGTCGGCGCGGCAGAACATCCTCTACCCTTACCGGATCACGCCCGCACTGACGTTGAACGCTGCCGCCCGCGAAAGGGCCGAAGCCTTGGCGGCAGCCTGCGGGATCGGCGACAAACTGGACCGTCATCCGACCGCACTGAGCCAGGGTGAACAACAGCGCGTCGCCATTTGTCGCGCCTTGGTGACCCAGCCCAAGCTGATCCTTTCGGATGAGGCCACAGGCAATCTTGACCCTGAAAGCAAAGCCCGCATCCTTGATCTGCTGTTTGAACAGGCCAGCGAAGCGGGTGCCGCCGTTCTGGCCGTGACCCATGACCATGAACTGTTGCCCCGGTTCGAGCGTGTGCTGGATTTCGCGCAGTTCAGACAGGGGGCTGACGCATGA
- a CDS encoding ABC transporter permease produces the protein MNALYLAFAYLRYHWGRSLVLTLVAALIMFVPIATQILLSTSERALVARGDATPLLLGSRGSQLDLTMAALYFSDERPDPVTMREVEAVWDSGLAVPIPVHSAFSSAGFRIVGTTLDYFDFRGLTVSDGRGLSILGDAVIGADVAQTLGKGVGDTLVSSPENLFDLDGVYPLEMPIVGVLAPTNSPDDQAIFVDIKTAWVIQGIGHGHEDVVTAAEVAAGTAALSNAAVVQYQRITDENIDSFHFHGSQDGFPTSAVIVVPNDARSGTILKGRYLDSENPAQLIEPAGVIQSLVDRIFRIKSLLDAVTLIIAIAALAAIGLAVFLSYRLRAREIATAVKLGARRGMVLRLLSAETITLLSLSALIAATGAAIVSRNSEAWVGWLLALGS, from the coding sequence ATGAACGCGCTTTACCTTGCTTTTGCCTATCTGCGGTATCACTGGGGGCGCAGCCTTGTGCTGACACTGGTGGCCGCACTGATCATGTTTGTTCCGATTGCAACGCAGATCCTATTGTCCACCAGCGAACGTGCGCTGGTCGCGCGGGGCGATGCGACACCGCTGTTGTTGGGCAGTCGGGGATCGCAATTGGACCTGACAATGGCCGCACTCTATTTTTCGGACGAACGGCCCGATCCTGTCACAATGCGCGAGGTTGAAGCGGTCTGGGACAGCGGGCTGGCGGTGCCGATCCCTGTGCATTCCGCCTTTTCGTCCGCAGGGTTCCGCATTGTGGGGACGACGCTGGACTATTTCGACTTTCGCGGCCTGACCGTGTCGGACGGCCGTGGCCTTTCCATTCTTGGTGATGCGGTGATTGGCGCGGATGTTGCGCAAACACTTGGCAAAGGCGTTGGTGACACGCTGGTGTCCTCGCCTGAAAACCTGTTTGATCTGGATGGTGTCTATCCGCTCGAGATGCCAATTGTGGGCGTTCTGGCTCCCACCAACTCACCCGATGATCAGGCAATTTTTGTGGATATCAAAACCGCTTGGGTCATTCAGGGTATCGGGCACGGCCATGAAGATGTGGTGACGGCGGCCGAGGTCGCGGCAGGCACCGCGGCACTGTCGAATGCGGCCGTTGTGCAGTATCAGCGGATCACCGACGAGAATATCGACAGCTTTCATTTTCATGGCAGTCAGGACGGTTTCCCGACCTCTGCCGTGATCGTGGTGCCCAATGACGCGCGGTCCGGCACAATCCTGAAAGGCCGTTATCTGGATAGTGAAAACCCCGCCCAACTGATCGAACCGGCTGGCGTAATCCAGAGCCTTGTGGACCGTATTTTCAGGATCAAATCGCTGCTGGACGCGGTCACGCTGATCATTGCCATTGCGGCGTTGGCGGCAATCGGGCTTGCCGTGTTCCTCAGCTACCGCCTGCGGGCCCGCGAAATCGCAACGGCCGTCAAACTGGGGGCGCGACGCGGCATGGTTTTGCGTCTCTTGTCGGCCGAAACAATCACATTACTATCGCTTTCAGCACTTATTGCTGCAACAGGCGCAGCCATCGTGTCGCGCAATTCAGAAGCTTGGGTGGGTTGGCTACTCGCGCTCGGTTCATGA